The following proteins are co-located in the Castanea sativa cultivar Marrone di Chiusa Pesio chromosome 8, ASM4071231v1 genome:
- the LOC142607466 gene encoding protein RETICULATA-RELATED 4, chloroplastic: MSIAFCFTPSSSNASLSKPNPHLPFLSSSSPPPPPTSLHLRLSLSPSSLSLHHNNNNPHRHLLTAFSAANDAVSFPGGDDNNNNNNNGNSGGGGGGGGDEGSSAEDKNREEALMVLAEAGRSLKNLPKDLAAAIEAGRVPGAVVSRFLELEKSPVMRWLMQFGAFKERLLADDLFLAKVFMECGVGMFTKTAAEYERRRENFFNELEIVFADVVMAILADFMLVFLPAPTVSLRPPLATSAGTIAKFFHNCPDNAFQVALAGTSYSFLQRLGAVVRNGTKLFAVGTASSLVGTAVTNALINARKAVNKDSAAEVENVPIISTSAAYGVYMAVSSNLRYQVLAGVIEQRILEPMLHQHKLWLSAVSFAVRTGNTFLGSLLWVDYARWIGVQQLQE; encoded by the exons atgtCGATCGCATTTTGCTTCACTCCCTCATCATCTAACGCTTCTCTCTCCAAACCCAATCCTCACCTTCCATTCCTCTCTTCTTCATCACCACCGCCGCCACCCACTTCCCTCCACctccgtctctctctctcaccctcttccctctctctccaccacaacaacaacaacccccACCGCCACCTACTCACCGCTTTCTCCGCCGCAAACGACGCCGTATCATTCCCCGGCGGagacgacaacaacaacaacaacaacaatggaaATAGCGGcggcggaggaggaggaggaggcgACGAGGGGTCGTCGGCGGAGGACAAGAACAGGGAGGAGGCTTTGATGGTGCTGGCGGAGGCTGGGAGGTCGTTGAAGAATTTGCCTAAGGACTTGGCGGCGGCGATCGAGGCCGGGAGAGTCCCCGGCGCGGTGGTGTCGAGGTTTTTGGAGCTGGAGAAGTCGCCGGTGATGCGGTGGTTGATGCAGTTCGGTGCGTTCAAGGAGAGGCTCTTGGCTGACGATCTCTTCCTCGCTAAGGTCTTCATGGAATGCGGCGTTGGCATGTTCAccaag ACTGCTGCAGAGTATGAACGCCGGAGAGAGAACTTTTTCAATGAGCTAGAGATTGTCTTTGCTGATGTG GTAATGGCCATTCTTGCAGATTTTATGCTTGTTTTTCTTCCTGCCCCAACTGTTTCCCTCCGACCACCACTTGCAACTAGCGCAGGAACAATTGCCAAGTTCTTCCATAACTGCCCTGACAATGCATTCCAg GTTGCACTTGCTGGAACATCATATTCATTTTTACAGAGACTTGGAGCAGTGGTG CGTAATGGAACAAAGCTTTTTGCAGTTGGCACAGCTTCATCACTG GTTGGCACAGCAGTGACAAATGCCTTGATCAATGCAAGGAAGGCTGTTAATAAGGATTCTGCAGCTGAAGTGGAAAACGTGCCTATAATATCCACTAGTGCTGCCTATGGTGTCTATATGGCAGTTTCTAGCAATCTCCG GTACCAAGTACTAGCTGGTGTTATTGAACAGCGGATTTTGGAACCCATGTTACACCAGCACAAACTTTGGCTGAGTGCCGTCTCTTTTGCTGTTCGGACAGGCAACACATTCTTGGGTTCATTATT GTGGGTTGATTATGCTCGTTGGATAGGAGTACAACAACTTCAGGAGTGA